A genomic stretch from Flavobacterium humidisoli includes:
- a CDS encoding 6-pyruvoyl trahydropterin synthase family protein — MSNIRITKQFSFETGHALYGYDGKCKNVHGHSYKLSVTVIGSPITDRSNVKFGMVIDFSDLKKIVKEEIVDQFDHATVFNQTTPHIELANELKNRGHHVILVDYQPTSENMVVDFAERIVARLPKGISLFSLKLQETESSFAEWYASDNL, encoded by the coding sequence ATGAGTAATATCAGAATTACAAAACAATTTAGTTTCGAAACCGGTCACGCTTTGTACGGTTACGACGGAAAATGCAAGAACGTTCACGGACACAGTTATAAATTATCGGTAACGGTTATTGGCTCGCCAATTACAGATCGATCGAATGTAAAGTTCGGAATGGTAATTGACTTTTCGGATCTAAAGAAAATTGTAAAAGAAGAAATTGTCGATCAATTTGACCATGCAACTGTTTTTAATCAGACAACTCCGCATATCGAATTGGCAAATGAATTGAAAAACCGTGGACATCATGTTATTTTGGTAGATTATCAGCCAACAAGCGAAAACATGGTGGTAGATTTTGCTGAAAGAATCGTGGCAAGACTTCCAAAAGGAATTTCTCTTTTCTCTCTTAAGCTTCAAGAAACAGAATCGTCGTTTGCAGAATGGTACGCTTCTGATAATTTGTAA
- a CDS encoding oxidoreductase, giving the protein MTTKSLLISIPFLILLSACNKKENTTTAKLPEVTEHVETENDTLQTEETLRKESIYLFNVMPKDSSDVAFVSLSDIYPINDEKDTLVLPNIEKMGKYDAQYFTFDKNYRKRFLSKTNISETDSLFVYDYAKNKLVSFAVKNLKTAALLNGYSSEEDWPYHNYDFMIGFEISKKYLNGFSEYYRDALVYVGKENPFSKERLKPISWKKIAKKDYPSKALKNDARALLKNTVTGNTYFYKTDSYEYFLQDYLDSNKIIYGRRLLVVDSKTKDVIIEKLFSQSEGTSPSPLNYENGEDSIDQWTGKLFKNKPEVLFGFEYFSFGCPNISVIDKSNEEINIQCDNRH; this is encoded by the coding sequence ATGACAACAAAATCATTACTAATATCAATCCCTTTTTTAATTCTATTATCGGCCTGCAATAAAAAAGAAAACACCACAACGGCTAAACTTCCTGAAGTAACAGAACATGTAGAAACTGAAAACGATACACTGCAAACTGAAGAAACTTTAAGAAAAGAAAGCATTTATCTATTTAACGTGATGCCAAAAGACAGCAGCGATGTTGCTTTTGTTTCTCTTTCGGATATTTATCCTATTAACGACGAAAAAGATACGCTCGTTTTGCCCAACATAGAAAAAATGGGAAAATATGATGCGCAATATTTTACATTTGATAAAAACTACAGAAAGAGATTTTTGTCTAAAACCAATATCTCCGAAACCGATTCATTGTTTGTTTACGATTATGCTAAAAACAAACTGGTTTCTTTTGCGGTAAAAAATCTGAAAACCGCTGCACTGTTAAACGGATATTCTTCTGAAGAAGATTGGCCGTATCACAATTATGATTTTATGATTGGTTTTGAAATCAGCAAAAAATATTTAAACGGATTCAGTGAATATTACAGAGATGCTTTGGTATATGTAGGCAAAGAAAATCCGTTTTCGAAAGAACGTTTGAAGCCCATTTCGTGGAAAAAAATTGCAAAAAAGGATTATCCATCAAAAGCATTGAAAAATGACGCACGTGCTTTACTAAAGAACACAGTAACAGGCAATACGTATTTTTACAAAACCGATAGCTATGAGTATTTTTTACAAGACTATCTGGACAGCAATAAAATAATTTATGGCAGACGTCTTTTGGTCGTTGATTCTAAAACCAAAGATGTTATAATCGAAAAGCTTTTCAGCCAAAGCGAAGGCACATCTCCTTCTCCATTAAATTATGAAAATGGAGAAGATTCTATTGATCAATGGACAGGAAAACTTTTTAAAAACAAACCTGAAGTTCTTTTTGGTTTCGAATATTTTTCTTTTGGGTGTCCGAATATTTCTGTAATCGACAAATCAAATGAAGAAATTAATATTCAGTGTGATAATCGTCATTAA
- a CDS encoding enoyl-CoA hydratase/isomerase family protein yields the protein MSLENVNGSLETSFQNTIATVQFGHPASNSFPRQLLDRLTAEINALSRNENVSVIILKSEGAKTFCSGASFDELLKVENEEQGVEFFSGFAHLLNAMRNCNKIIIGRVQGKAVGGGVGIISACDYVFATPHSDIKLSELAIGIGPFVIEPAVSRKIGKTAMTQMTLAAHEWKSADWAFEKGLFSVLCEAENLDAEVENFAIKLSSYNPEALYEMKKIIWEGTEQWESLLFERAAITGKLVLSDFTKNALLQFKK from the coding sequence ATGAGTTTAGAAAATGTAAACGGAAGTTTAGAAACTTCTTTTCAAAATACAATTGCAACGGTTCAGTTTGGTCATCCTGCAAGTAATTCTTTTCCGCGACAATTATTAGATCGTCTTACTGCCGAAATAAATGCATTAAGCCGAAATGAAAACGTTTCGGTTATTATTTTAAAAAGTGAAGGCGCAAAAACGTTTTGCTCTGGAGCTTCTTTTGATGAGCTTTTGAAAGTAGAAAACGAAGAACAAGGTGTCGAATTCTTTTCAGGTTTTGCTCATTTATTGAATGCCATGCGAAATTGTAATAAAATTATAATCGGACGTGTGCAGGGAAAAGCAGTGGGCGGCGGTGTCGGAATTATTTCGGCCTGCGATTATGTTTTTGCGACTCCGCATAGTGACATAAAACTTTCGGAATTAGCGATCGGAATTGGTCCTTTTGTAATTGAGCCAGCAGTTTCAAGAAAAATAGGAAAAACAGCAATGACCCAAATGACATTGGCGGCACATGAATGGAAATCGGCAGATTGGGCTTTTGAAAAAGGACTTTTTTCGGTTTTATGCGAAGCTGAAAATCTCGATGCTGAGGTTGAAAATTTTGCAATAAAGCTAAGTTCATATAATCCTGAAGCACTTTACGAAATGAAAAAGATTATTTGGGAAGGAACAGAACAATGGGAATCTCTTTTGTTTGAGCGTGCTGCAATTACGGGTAAGCTCGTTTTGTCTGATTTCACTAAAAACGCTTTGCTTCAGTTTAAAAAATAA